A region of Takifugu flavidus isolate HTHZ2018 chromosome 2, ASM371156v2, whole genome shotgun sequence DNA encodes the following proteins:
- the LOC130514059 gene encoding alpha-1,3-galactosyltransferase 2-like, translating to MQRDTSGKHMTETINTPTPQCEDKKHTPSSFLLYFAWPLLKQTTSNTLFLFRDFGIHPLLLAFHDLLHTCVIGEKTDNFVINMSNKVVIAGVLCCLVLLVITYTSSFLRNGTSLLPKDNTQTQEEWSRMDSNLDQTLNFGVRLEVPTCTPWKAPIIWEEMFDPKLYDQTHAKHSTSVALTVFAVGRYLEAYLNKFLTSAETFFMPGLPVTYYVFTDLPEQVPKVQLGPQRTLKVIVVEKHSRWQDISMMRMKTISETIESDIRHHSRYVFCFDVDQEFKGRFGSEALGKSVALLHAHYYKLPKDRFTYDRNFQSTAYMETGDFYYHAAIFGGVWENVKNLTDTCYMNIMKDKQSNVEALWHDESHLNKYFWLYKPSKLLSPEYCWDESIGDKSDISVTRLIWGPKDYGALRNKPN from the exons ATGCAGCGAGACACCTCCGGAAAGCACATGACTGAAACCATTAACACACCAACTCCCCAGTGTGAAGATAAAAAGCACACTCCCTCTTCCTTCCTACTCTATTTTGCCTGGCCTCTTTTGAAACAAACTACAAGCAACACCTTGTTCCTTTTTAGGGATTTTGGAATTCATCCACTGCTGCTTGCG TTTCATGACCTTCTACACACCTGTGTGATTGGGGAAAAAACGGACAATTTTGTCATCAATATGAG TAACAAGGTGGTGATTGCTGGAGTCCTCTGTTGTCTCGTGTTGCTGGTCATAACCTACACATCTTCATTTCTTAG AAACGGGACCAGCTTGCTCCCCAAAGATAACACGCAGACGCAGGAGGAATGGAGCAGGATGGACAGCAACTTGGACCAAACACTCAACTTTGG GGTCAGGCTGGAGGTCCCAACGTGCACGCCTTGGAAAGCCCCAATCATATGGGAAGAGATGTTTGACCCGAAACTCTATGACCAAACCCACGCAAAGCACAGCACATCTGTGGCCCTCACTGTATTCGCCGTGGGCAG GTACCTAGAGGCTTATCTCAACAAATTCCTCACATCGGCCGAAACGTTCTTCATGCCGGGATTACCAGTGACGTATTATGTGTTCACAGACCTGCCAGAGCAGGTCCCCAAAGTACAGCTGGGTCCTCAGAGAACGCTGAAGGTGATAGTGGTTGAAAAGCACTCCAGGTGGCAGGACATCTCAATGATGCGGATGAAGACCATATCGGAAACCATCGAGTCCGACATCCGCCACCACAGCCGCTACGTCTTCTGCTTCGACGTGGATCAGGAGTTCAAGGGCAGGTTTGGCTCAGAGGCTCTGGGAAAGTCTGTGGCTTTGCTCCACGCCCACTACTACAAACTTCCAAAGGACAGGTTCACCTATGACAGGAACTTCCAATCCACCGCCTACATGGAAACCGGGGATTTCTACTATCATGCTGCTATCTTCGGAGGCGTTTGGGAAAATGTGAAGAACTTGACGGACACCTGCTACATGAACATCATGAAGGACAAACAGAGCAATGTAGAGGCCCTCTGGCATGATGAGAGCCACTTGAACAAGTACTTCTGGCTCTACAAACCAAGCAAACTGCTGTCCCCCGAGTACTGCTGGGACGAGAGCATAGGTGACAAAAGCGACATCTCAGTCACGCGGCTCATCTGGGGACCGAAAGATTATGGCGCACTACGTAATAAACCGAACTGA